One genomic window of Geoanaerobacter pelophilus includes the following:
- a CDS encoding heavy metal-binding domain-containing protein, whose translation MPDTTEDLFKKAYDIHYKESDADKAFSLYSSIIEQHPTSKEADYAKTQIKILEATRVELAEKMSKRVIAQQQTPKKEKITLTTAPWLAGYKITETIDVITSECAFGMNIFVDMLNKVTDVIGGRSNSIQTALRDARLICLEELKHEAACVGANAVIAVNVNYSEFSGQGKSMLFLVASGTAVKVEKVTSTLPNASSHPVA comes from the coding sequence ATGCCAGATACGACCGAAGATTTATTCAAGAAAGCGTATGATATTCATTATAAGGAAAGTGATGCAGACAAAGCATTTTCACTGTACAGCTCAATTATAGAGCAACACCCTACCAGTAAAGAAGCTGACTACGCAAAAACTCAAATTAAAATACTTGAAGCAACAAGAGTCGAATTAGCAGAGAAAATGTCTAAACGAGTTATCGCGCAACAACAAACCCCAAAAAAAGAAAAGATAACTCTCACTACAGCTCCGTGGTTAGCTGGTTATAAAATTACAGAAACAATAGATGTAATTACATCTGAATGCGCATTTGGTATGAATATATTTGTTGATATGCTTAATAAAGTTACTGATGTTATCGGAGGGCGTAGCAACTCTATACAAACAGCTCTAAGAGATGCTCGTTTGATATGCTTAGAAGAATTGAAACACGAAGCAGCCTGCGTCGGTGCAAATGCTGTTATTGCTGTGAATGTGAATTACAGCGAATTCAGCGGGCAAGGAAAATCTATGCTTTTCCTCGTAGCTTCGGGCACAGCAGTTAAAGTTGAAAAGGTAACATCCACACTTCCTAACGCTTCAAGTCACCCGGTCGCATAG
- a CDS encoding recombinase family protein: MARAFSYTRFSRLEQRKGDSYRRQTEAAKNYADSNGLIIDESLDIDDLGNSAFRGNHAATGGLSKFIEAIENGYVKPGDVLLIENLDRLSRQAIGDAYDLLKAICNKGVIVVTLQDGKRYDRETLSNDFASLIIALSFFARGHEESLTKSDRVGKAWANKRKNISDKVLTKAMPAWLAVDASGCIVPIPERAEIVKDIYTQYVSGISPRTITAKLNSSNVDTWGTGKRKAKNWNTSYIQKILDTDYVIGNFTLHMYEHDSGKRKRVPLNTIKDYYPQVVPTDLYNRVREIRNNNKTKGRKIDNTINNIFSMVLRCNKCDSYMLRVNKSGGSVYLVCSAAKSGLQNSESQHKVCAGGYVSTRYDLIEKAFVSAVIAGKFDTDGGEALAMLDADIKTTLQQKEATSLKLSNIAASIIDGTLTGDTPLHYDVPRADGTISNWTVREEREFLELILRSADLRLEQLSIQREALKPQSVVLKLGELKRAVENESIDRARVNVILRAICKSATMDTKRKEIVFQLTHSVNPVVLGWTK, encoded by the coding sequence ATGGCACGTGCATTCAGTTATACGCGGTTTAGTCGGTTGGAGCAACGCAAGGGGGATAGCTATAGGCGGCAGACAGAAGCGGCGAAAAACTATGCTGACAGTAACGGGCTGATAATTGATGAATCTCTTGATATTGATGATCTCGGCAATTCTGCTTTCCGAGGTAATCACGCTGCAACAGGTGGTTTAAGTAAGTTTATTGAAGCAATCGAAAATGGTTATGTGAAGCCAGGAGATGTTCTCTTGATAGAGAATCTTGATCGGCTATCGAGACAAGCAATAGGTGACGCCTACGACCTTCTTAAAGCAATTTGTAATAAAGGGGTAATAGTAGTCACATTACAGGACGGCAAGCGATATGACCGCGAGACACTTAGTAATGACTTCGCATCATTAATCATTGCACTTTCATTTTTTGCAAGAGGACACGAGGAAAGTCTTACAAAGTCTGACCGGGTAGGTAAGGCCTGGGCGAATAAACGGAAAAATATATCTGATAAAGTTCTTACTAAGGCAATGCCAGCGTGGTTAGCGGTTGATGCTTCTGGGTGTATTGTGCCTATTCCTGAAAGAGCTGAGATAGTGAAAGATATTTATACTCAATATGTTTCTGGAATATCCCCACGGACAATAACAGCTAAACTAAATTCTAGTAATGTTGATACCTGGGGAACCGGTAAAAGGAAAGCTAAAAATTGGAATACTTCATATATCCAAAAAATATTGGATACTGATTATGTAATAGGTAACTTTACCTTGCACATGTATGAGCATGACAGTGGAAAGCGCAAGAGAGTACCGCTAAATACAATAAAAGACTACTATCCACAAGTTGTTCCAACAGATTTATATAATAGAGTTAGGGAGATTAGAAATAACAATAAAACTAAAGGCAGAAAGATAGACAACACTATTAATAATATCTTTTCAATGGTTTTGCGGTGTAACAAATGTGATTCTTATATGCTGCGCGTAAATAAAAGCGGAGGAAGTGTTTATCTTGTTTGTTCTGCGGCAAAGTCAGGGCTACAAAACAGTGAATCACAACATAAGGTATGTGCTGGGGGGTATGTCTCAACCCGGTATGATCTGATAGAGAAAGCGTTTGTTAGCGCTGTAATAGCTGGTAAATTCGATACCGATGGCGGCGAAGCTCTAGCGATGTTGGATGCAGATATTAAAACGACCTTGCAGCAAAAAGAAGCAACCTCACTTAAACTGTCAAATATTGCCGCGAGTATAATAGACGGTACGCTTACAGGTGATACACCGCTCCATTATGATGTGCCGAGAGCAGACGGTACAATCTCAAATTGGACAGTACGAGAAGAGCGAGAGTTCCTAGAACTTATTTTGAGAAGTGCTGATCTGCGGCTAGAACAGTTATCAATTCAACGAGAAGCATTGAAACCTCAATCAGTAGTTTTAAAGCTAGGTGAACTTAAACGAGCTGTAGAAAATGAAAGTATCGACAGAGCACGCGTGAATGTGATCCTGAGAGCGATTTGTAAAAGTGCAACTATGGATACAAAAAGGAAAGAGATTGTGTTTCAGCTGACACACTCTGTAAATCCTGTGGTGTTGGGGTGGACTAAATGA
- a CDS encoding ATP-binding protein: MLMLGPPGSGKTMLARRIPTILPPISFGEAIETTKVYSVMGLLERDKAIITNRPFRSPHHTISDIGLIGGGNNTPKPGEVSLSHNGVLFLDELPEFKKNVLEVLRQPLEDGRVTISRALTSITYPSRFMLVTAMNPWICKVTLK; this comes from the coding sequence ATGTTGATGTTGGGCCCACCGGGATCGGGCAAGACCATGCTGGCGCGGCGCATACCGACCATCCTGCCGCCGATCTCCTTCGGTGAGGCGATTGAGACCACCAAGGTCTACAGCGTCATGGGGCTGTTGGAGCGGGACAAGGCGATCATCACCAACAGGCCGTTCCGGTCACCACACCATACTATCTCGGATATCGGCCTGATCGGCGGCGGCAACAATACCCCCAAGCCGGGAGAGGTGAGCTTGTCGCATAATGGCGTACTTTTCCTGGACGAGTTGCCGGAATTCAAGAAGAACGTTCTGGAGGTGCTGCGCCAGCCGCTGGAAGACGGCCGGGTCACCATCTCCCGCGCCCTGACCTCGATCACCTACCCGTCCCGGTTCATGCTGGTGACAGCCATGAACCCCTGGATTTGCAAGGTAACCCTTAAATAA
- a CDS encoding ABC transporter ATP-binding protein has protein sequence MYAIEVERLTKIYGKGETSVTAIADATLQVKPGELVAILGPSGSGKTTLLTCIGLINEPTHGTVVIDGTTVADEGWKSGIDLKRMRREKLGFIFQAHNLIPFLTAQENVMIALEINNVTKNEAKSRATELLTSLNLGHRLGNYPSALSGGEAQRVAIARALANKPRVILADEPTAALDTENGKNVMGLLKKLAVENHSAILVVTHDHRMVEGFDRIFQVSDGRIIDEKNYIDVG, from the coding sequence ATGTATGCAATCGAAGTGGAAAGGCTGACGAAGATCTACGGTAAAGGTGAGACGTCGGTGACCGCCATTGCGGATGCGACTCTGCAGGTTAAACCAGGGGAACTGGTCGCCATTCTCGGCCCATCGGGTTCCGGTAAAACGACCCTGCTGACTTGCATCGGACTGATCAATGAGCCGACCCACGGCACGGTCGTTATCGACGGCACTACTGTCGCTGATGAAGGCTGGAAAAGCGGTATTGATCTGAAGCGGATGCGCCGGGAAAAGCTCGGATTCATCTTTCAGGCCCACAACCTGATACCATTTCTGACCGCTCAGGAAAATGTCATGATTGCGTTGGAGATCAACAACGTGACAAAAAATGAAGCCAAAAGCCGTGCAACAGAGTTGCTGACTTCCCTCAATCTCGGCCACCGACTGGGCAATTACCCTTCAGCGCTTTCCGGTGGCGAAGCCCAGCGGGTGGCTATTGCACGTGCCTTGGCTAACAAACCCAGAGTGATCCTGGCCGATGAGCCGACCGCTGCGCTTGATACCGAGAATGGCAAGAATGTCATGGGGCTCCTGAAGAAACTGGCGGTGGAAAACCATTCCGCTATCCTGGTTGTCACCCACGATCATCGAATGGTGGAAGGTTTCGACCGGATATTCCAGGTCAGTGATGGTCGTATCATTGATGAGAAGAATTACATTGATGTGGGATGA
- a CDS encoding ABC transporter permease has protein sequence MNLAIRDIRYHRGRFILTSIGLGLLLGVVISMGGIYRGLIADALAILHANKADIWVVQQNTNGPFAESSRIPEDIKYRIRAVPGVAEASPISFQTIQIERHGKPFRFFLIGYELSGFGGPPEIVTGRGIRQKHYEMVAAKAMGMEIGEKIHLGLHDYTVVGITSKIVSSSGDPAAYVSLADAQDIQFKKDNDAIRNDRERIGANLANIQTLSPVQGKYLQQNISAITESTHTVNTIVVRLAPGANLHDVQERISRWNHFKPISDAEQTAILAKGMIEKARMQLGLFRVILLVISAVIISLIIYTSTLDKIKVIATLKLIGAQNRVIIGMILQQSLLMGFIAYFIGYGLILLTYEKFPRRIVLEAFDMQILFVIVMAICIISSFVGIRKALKVEPGEALGG, from the coding sequence ATGAATCTCGCCATTCGGGACATACGCTACCACCGGGGCAGGTTTATCCTGACCTCCATCGGCCTCGGGCTGCTCCTCGGGGTGGTAATAAGCATGGGAGGAATTTACCGGGGACTCATCGCCGACGCCCTGGCGATACTGCACGCGAATAAGGCCGACATCTGGGTTGTGCAGCAGAATACCAACGGCCCGTTTGCCGAGAGTTCGCGCATCCCGGAAGACATCAAGTACCGCATACGGGCGGTGCCCGGTGTGGCCGAGGCATCCCCGATTTCCTTCCAGACGATCCAGATCGAGCGTCACGGCAAACCATTCCGTTTTTTCCTGATAGGGTATGAATTGAGCGGCTTCGGCGGCCCGCCGGAGATTGTTACCGGGCGTGGTATCCGCCAGAAGCACTATGAAATGGTGGCTGCCAAGGCGATGGGGATGGAGATCGGTGAAAAGATCCATCTGGGCCTCCATGATTACACCGTCGTAGGGATAACCAGCAAGATTGTTTCTTCCAGCGGTGACCCGGCTGCCTATGTGAGCCTGGCCGACGCGCAGGATATCCAGTTCAAGAAAGACAACGACGCCATCAGGAATGACCGTGAGCGGATCGGAGCCAATCTGGCCAATATTCAAACTCTGTCTCCTGTCCAAGGAAAATACCTGCAGCAGAATATCTCAGCTATCACTGAATCAACTCACACGGTTAACACCATTGTTGTCAGATTGGCGCCGGGCGCAAACCTTCATGATGTGCAGGAGCGGATCAGCCGCTGGAACCATTTCAAGCCCATTTCCGATGCCGAACAGACCGCAATCCTGGCTAAGGGGATGATTGAAAAGGCCAGGATGCAGTTGGGGCTTTTCCGGGTAATCCTCCTCGTTATCTCGGCCGTAATAATCTCCCTGATCATCTACACCTCGACCCTCGACAAGATCAAGGTCATCGCCACACTGAAACTGATCGGGGCACAAAACCGGGTGATCATAGGCATGATTCTGCAGCAGTCGCTGCTGATGGGCTTCATTGCTTATTTTATCGGCTACGGCTTAATTCTGCTAACCTACGAAAAATTTCCCCGGCGGATCGTCCTGGAGGCTTTTGACATGCAGATACTGTTTGTCATTGTCATGGCAATTTGCATCATTTCGAGCTTTGTGGGTATCCGGAAGGCGCTCAAGGTTGAGCCGGGGGAGGCCCTGGGTGGATAA
- a CDS encoding efflux RND transporter periplasmic adaptor subunit — translation MDLLNRLAGKKKYLIWPVVLVAGGIILKMTILAPTKVNVVSVEKRGLTAQVYGNGTVEAKVVVGVSSKITGRIVELYADQGDLVKRGQLLVRLENEDFRHQEQQSEAVLSKSAANLSVEQANLQKARTNLTLAERNAQRYKNLAEKNFVSRLEAEQYDTASKVAREEVVRSQAAVEAVRMEQQAGRASVGFARSRVADTLIYAPQDGVIITRDLEKGATVSPGMSIFTLADPRTIWVKANVDESQLKGVAVGKKAIITLRSSSGEQLSGQVARLGRQSDRVTEELEVDVAFSEPLKQFRLGEQSDVYIVTDTKKDAPSLPSAAIVAKDKKRGVWVIKDGRLTFKEVTIGIEDRSNLSEIVAGLDAGDRVAVAPPANMAKFKEGMKVRAAK, via the coding sequence ATGGATCTCTTGAATAGATTGGCAGGAAAGAAAAAATATTTGATCTGGCCCGTTGTTCTCGTGGCTGGAGGGATCATTCTCAAAATGACGATCTTAGCCCCAACAAAGGTAAATGTCGTGAGTGTTGAGAAACGCGGCCTCACTGCCCAGGTCTACGGCAACGGAACGGTTGAGGCCAAGGTTGTGGTCGGTGTTTCCAGCAAGATAACCGGCAGAATAGTGGAACTGTACGCTGATCAGGGTGATCTGGTGAAACGGGGGCAACTCCTCGTCAGGCTGGAAAATGAAGACTTTCGCCACCAGGAACAGCAGTCCGAGGCAGTACTAAGCAAATCAGCGGCCAACCTGAGTGTAGAACAGGCCAATCTCCAAAAGGCCAGGACTAATCTGACCCTGGCGGAACGGAATGCCCAGCGGTACAAAAACCTAGCCGAGAAGAACTTCGTCTCCAGGCTGGAGGCTGAACAGTATGATACCGCCAGCAAGGTAGCCAGGGAAGAGGTCGTCCGCAGCCAGGCAGCTGTAGAGGCGGTGCGCATGGAGCAGCAGGCTGGCCGGGCCAGCGTTGGTTTTGCCCGAAGCAGGGTCGCAGATACGCTGATCTACGCTCCCCAGGATGGGGTCATCATCACCCGTGACCTGGAGAAGGGAGCCACTGTTTCGCCGGGGATGTCGATCTTCACCCTGGCAGACCCCCGAACCATCTGGGTCAAGGCCAACGTGGACGAATCACAGTTGAAAGGGGTGGCTGTCGGCAAAAAAGCCATAATCACCCTACGTTCCTCGTCCGGCGAACAGCTCTCCGGTCAGGTTGCCCGTTTGGGGCGCCAGAGCGATCGGGTGACCGAAGAGCTGGAGGTGGATGTGGCCTTCAGCGAGCCCCTGAAACAGTTCCGTCTGGGGGAGCAGTCCGATGTGTACATCGTCACGGATACAAAAAAAGATGCTCCGTCGCTCCCATCCGCCGCCATTGTCGCCAAGGACAAAAAACGGGGCGTGTGGGTGATAAAAGACGGTCGGTTAACATTTAAAGAGGTGACTATCGGGATCGAGGACCGGAGCAATCTGAGCGAAATCGTTGCAGGGCTTGATGCCGGCGACCGTGTAGCAGTGGCTCCCCCCGCGAACATGGCAAAATTCAAGGAAGGCATGAAGGTACGGGCTGCGAAATGA
- a CDS encoding TolC family protein, with protein MKRFVFVLLSLLISTQPLYAATDLTLDEALGTALKNHPQVIEAKENLNGAEAKTGQALANYYPQINLTADWIRGQTYFPAQETIKISETNTASLYLKQTIYDFGRTAGVVEAARGNREAADNTLAVTRQDLTLRVRVAFYLVLALEKQVQAVRENVKAREEVFRQAQEFFTQGIRARVDVARSEANFFAAKTNLIRAESNREIARVELANAMGIASLGEHTPVATSSVLLSLPERNSLQQDALRNRAELQQFAAMKSAASGNLTSAKSSYLPILSGVANIGYADRDFPPTGNVWGVGLNLTVPLFSGFSSVEQVREATAAMNSIEARQNNLKLQIIKEVESAWFGGNDAAGRIVSTQKEVDAANESKSLAEGRYQEGIGSIIEVTDAQSQTLDAQTANIQAKFDYYTALARLDRAVGKQ; from the coding sequence ATGAAACGATTTGTGTTTGTGCTGTTGTCTCTCCTGATTTCTACTCAGCCGCTGTATGCTGCAACCGACTTGACGCTGGACGAGGCGCTAGGTACAGCCCTGAAAAACCACCCCCAGGTGATCGAAGCCAAGGAAAACCTGAACGGTGCCGAAGCGAAAACTGGCCAGGCTTTGGCAAATTACTATCCTCAGATAAACCTGACTGCTGACTGGATCAGAGGCCAGACGTACTTTCCGGCCCAGGAAACCATAAAGATTTCTGAAACCAACACCGCGTCACTGTATCTGAAACAGACCATCTATGATTTTGGCCGCACCGCTGGTGTGGTCGAAGCAGCCCGTGGCAACCGCGAAGCAGCAGACAATACCCTTGCCGTGACTCGACAGGATTTGACGTTACGTGTCAGGGTTGCTTTCTATCTCGTTCTTGCGCTTGAAAAACAGGTCCAGGCCGTCAGAGAAAACGTCAAGGCTCGTGAAGAGGTTTTCCGTCAGGCGCAGGAATTTTTCACTCAGGGGATCAGGGCCAGGGTGGACGTAGCCAGGTCCGAAGCTAACTTTTTTGCTGCTAAAACGAATTTGATACGTGCGGAAAGTAATCGAGAAATTGCCCGGGTAGAACTTGCCAATGCCATGGGGATCGCCTCCCTGGGAGAACATACCCCGGTTGCAACGTCCTCCGTTTTACTGTCATTGCCGGAGCGGAACTCGTTGCAACAGGACGCCCTGCGCAACCGCGCCGAACTGCAGCAATTTGCCGCCATGAAGTCGGCAGCATCCGGTAATCTCACGTCAGCCAAAAGCAGCTATTTGCCGATTCTCTCCGGTGTCGCCAACATCGGCTATGCTGATCGTGACTTTCCACCCACCGGAAATGTCTGGGGCGTCGGTCTGAACCTGACCGTACCGCTCTTTTCCGGTTTCTCTTCCGTTGAGCAGGTGCGCGAGGCTACTGCTGCTATGAACTCCATCGAGGCCAGGCAGAATAACCTCAAACTTCAGATCATCAAAGAAGTTGAATCTGCCTGGTTTGGCGGAAACGATGCCGCTGGCCGTATAGTTTCAACACAGAAAGAAGTTGATGCAGCGAATGAAAGCAAATCGCTGGCGGAAGGGCGCTATCAGGAAGGAATCGGCAGCATCATCGAAGTCACCGATGCACAGTCCCAAACGCTTGATGCCCAGACAGCAAACATTCAGGCAAAGTTTGATTATTACACCGCACTGGCACGACTCGACAGGGCTGTGGGCAAACAATGA
- a CDS encoding TetR/AcrR family transcriptional regulator, which produces MLEKKSTRVRKEEIIQAALEVVGKNGVRALTIAAIAASAGMSEANIYRHFSGKDDIYSAVAEFIGSSVMSNASAIAGGSRKPLEKLETIYFSHVALIIEHPGIPRFVFSDDIHLGQRNLADTLALRIGNYIETITGVIAAGIAEGDLKPGLSPRETALTLLGMIQFTTLRWTISNASFEIRPEAEKLWQNFLILIR; this is translated from the coding sequence ATGCTAGAGAAAAAAAGCACACGCGTTCGTAAAGAAGAAATCATCCAGGCAGCCCTTGAGGTAGTAGGTAAAAATGGAGTTCGCGCTCTTACCATCGCTGCAATAGCAGCATCAGCAGGAATGAGCGAGGCCAATATTTACCGACATTTCAGCGGGAAAGACGACATCTATTCCGCTGTTGCAGAATTCATCGGAAGTTCGGTCATGAGTAATGCTTCCGCTATCGCCGGAGGGAGTCGGAAACCACTGGAAAAACTGGAGACGATCTATTTTTCCCATGTCGCTCTTATCATAGAGCATCCAGGAATTCCACGCTTCGTATTCTCCGATGATATCCATCTGGGGCAGAGGAATCTTGCTGACACCCTCGCACTGCGTATTGGTAATTATATCGAAACTATAACAGGTGTCATTGCCGCAGGCATAGCGGAAGGTGATTTGAAACCCGGCTTGTCTCCCCGGGAAACGGCCTTAACACTCCTTGGCATGATCCAGTTTACCACGTTACGATGGACAATAAGTAACGCATCCTTTGAAATACGGCCGGAAGCGGAAAAACTATGGCAAAATTTCCTGATCCTTATTCGTTGA
- a CDS encoding hemerythrin domain-containing protein, whose protein sequence is MKVDITKALVDEHRLILRMIALLEKNAPRTAEGNYLNWQFYLDGIDFIRQYADRFHHAKEEDVLFKALVDNGMPKENSPVAAMLMEHDQGRNFVRAMEFAVHEAQAGLTETYQAIADNALGYAALLRDHISKEDEILYPLAERVIPETMRTGILQRYQAAEAAEAQVLPEFGKRFQTIVTQYEQE, encoded by the coding sequence ATGAAAGTAGACATCACCAAGGCCTTGGTGGACGAGCACCGTTTGATTTTGCGGATGATCGCCCTGCTTGAAAAAAATGCACCCCGGACAGCTGAAGGTAATTACCTCAACTGGCAATTCTATCTTGATGGCATCGACTTCATCCGTCAGTATGCTGACCGTTTTCACCATGCCAAGGAAGAAGATGTCCTTTTCAAAGCATTGGTTGACAACGGTATGCCGAAGGAAAACAGTCCTGTAGCTGCCATGCTGATGGAACATGATCAGGGCAGGAACTTTGTCCGCGCAATGGAATTTGCTGTTCATGAGGCACAAGCGGGGCTTACAGAAACTTACCAGGCAATTGCAGATAATGCCCTGGGGTATGCTGCCCTGCTGCGGGACCATATAAGTAAGGAAGACGAAATTCTTTACCCGTTAGCAGAACGTGTGATTCCCGAAACTATGCGTACCGGCATCCTGCAGAGGTATCAAGCCGCAGAAGCCGCAGAAGCTCAGGTACTCCCGGAGTTTGGCAAGCGTTTTCAAACCATTGTTACGCAGTATGAGCAGGAATAG
- a CDS encoding iron-sulfur cluster-binding oxidoreductase, whose amino-acid sequence MGNLGCGCSGSMAKVIERPVTDETNNTRAVSELRQWPVQLHLVPPTAPYFKNAEILVCADCVAFAMGSMHQDLLKGKALAIACPKLDDTGAYVDKLATIFSTNDTPHVTVAIMEVPCCRGLDIMVKEAIQKSGRDIPLETVIVGIDGARRN is encoded by the coding sequence ATGGGAAATCTGGGATGTGGCTGCTCCGGCAGCATGGCGAAGGTAATCGAAAGACCGGTAACAGACGAAACAAATAACACCAGGGCCGTCTCTGAACTCAGGCAGTGGCCGGTACAACTCCATCTGGTACCGCCGACCGCACCGTACTTCAAGAACGCGGAAATCCTGGTCTGTGCCGACTGCGTGGCTTTTGCCATGGGGAGCATGCATCAGGATCTGCTGAAGGGCAAAGCACTGGCAATCGCCTGCCCGAAGCTGGATGATACGGGCGCGTATGTAGATAAACTGGCCACAATTTTTTCAACCAATGATACGCCCCATGTCACCGTGGCAATCATGGAAGTGCCTTGCTGCCGAGGGCTGGACATTATGGTAAAAGAAGCGATTCAGAAAAGTGGCCGGGATATCCCGCTGGAGACAGTGATTGTCGGTATCGACGGTGCCAGGAGGAACTGA
- a CDS encoding HPP family protein — translation MSLHYALWSFLSSTLGILAICEITKLVGHPLLIGSFGASAVLLFGATDSSLSQPRNLVGGHLVSAIVAVIVVALFGSTTFAMALGVGLSIFVMNLTHTTHPPGGATALIGVQAAVGPGFILLPVLAGALILLVTAIFTNNVVYHRSYPKHWL, via the coding sequence ATGTCCCTACACTATGCACTCTGGAGTTTCCTGAGTTCCACTCTTGGCATCCTGGCAATTTGCGAGATCACAAAGTTGGTCGGTCATCCCTTGCTGATCGGGTCGTTTGGAGCTTCGGCAGTTCTACTTTTTGGAGCTACTGACTCGTCGCTGTCCCAACCACGCAATCTGGTTGGTGGGCATCTCGTCTCCGCCATTGTAGCAGTAATTGTCGTTGCCCTCTTCGGGTCTACTACATTTGCCATGGCTCTTGGAGTTGGGCTATCAATTTTTGTGATGAACCTGACTCATACAACCCATCCACCGGGAGGGGCTACCGCCCTGATCGGAGTTCAAGCGGCGGTTGGCCCGGGATTCATCCTGTTGCCGGTGTTGGCAGGCGCCTTGATTCTCCTGGTTACGGCAATCTTTACGAATAATGTGGTGTACCACCGTTCATATCCTAAACACTGGCTATAG
- a CDS encoding 4Fe-4S binding protein produces the protein MYLNGISTKSASTIRTVVQWCFMLWVIGIGIRFGMFVNSVERGAVVPLVSRPPGVEGFLPIGALTSLKYWLVSGEIHPVHPAALVIFVTILLMSLLAKKSFCSWLCPVGTLSEGAFKIGRKLAGRNYRIWRWLDYGLRSIKYLLLLMFVKFILVDMSVEALGGFLDAPYWAVSDVKMLHFFTSMSLTTMVVLAILTLFSLFYKMFWCRYLCPYGALLGLASIVSPFKIRRDSTRCTGCQRCSAICPSSLVVHSSTAVSSPECTGCLTCVAHCPERNVLAMQPVFWKRPLPVWVFPAVVVFMFMAGTGAGMVSGHWQSSLSYSDYQRLIPLVQSLSH, from the coding sequence ATGTACCTAAATGGGATTTCTACAAAATCTGCCAGTACCATACGGACTGTTGTGCAGTGGTGCTTTATGTTGTGGGTGATCGGGATCGGCATCCGCTTCGGCATGTTTGTCAATTCTGTTGAACGTGGCGCAGTCGTTCCGCTGGTTTCCCGCCCTCCGGGTGTGGAAGGCTTTCTGCCAATCGGAGCTCTAACAAGTCTGAAGTACTGGCTGGTTTCAGGAGAAATTCATCCGGTACATCCAGCTGCACTGGTAATATTCGTGACAATTTTGCTCATGAGTCTGCTTGCCAAGAAATCATTTTGCTCATGGCTTTGCCCGGTCGGCACTCTTTCGGAAGGGGCATTCAAAATTGGCCGGAAGTTAGCTGGCCGGAATTATCGAATATGGAGATGGCTTGACTATGGATTGCGGAGTATCAAATATCTGCTATTGCTGATGTTTGTGAAATTTATCCTGGTGGACATGTCAGTCGAAGCGCTTGGCGGATTTTTGGATGCTCCATACTGGGCAGTTAGCGACGTCAAAATGCTCCATTTCTTCACGAGCATGTCCTTAACCACCATGGTGGTGCTGGCAATCCTGACCTTATTTTCACTTTTTTACAAAATGTTCTGGTGTAGGTATCTCTGCCCTTATGGTGCATTACTTGGACTTGCAAGTATCGTCAGTCCCTTCAAAATCCGAAGGGACTCGACTCGTTGTACTGGATGTCAACGCTGTTCCGCCATATGTCCTTCTAGCCTTGTAGTGCATTCCTCCACAGCAGTTTCTTCGCCTGAGTGCACCGGGTGCCTCACCTGTGTGGCACATTGCCCGGAGAGAAATGTCCTCGCCATGCAGCCGGTCTTCTGGAAGCGACCGCTGCCGGTGTGGGTTTTCCCTGCTGTGGTTGTGTTCATGTTCATGGCGGGAACAGGTGCTGGGATGGTCAGCGGGCACTGGCAGAGCTCGTTGAGTTATTCCGACTATCAACGGCTCATCCCTCTTGTTCAGAGCCTGAGTCATTGA